A region of Paenibacillus sp. 37 DNA encodes the following proteins:
- a CDS encoding MFS transporter: MSKLEVLRNPKQRKLLFSAGMSWLFDAMEVGMISFIVAALAKEWSLSPGQVGVLTSINSIGMALGALLAGALADRFGRKAILMWTLLIFTIASGLSALATGFAVLCALRLVAGIGLGGELPVASTLVSESMPTAERGRAVVLLESFWAGGWIVSALIANFVIPEYGWRIAFAIGALPAFYALYLRRAIQDPPRYKNHAKLHKITFREKVATVWSAPHRRTTLMLWILWFTVIFSYYGMFLWLPSVVMAKGFTLVKSFQYVLIMTIAQLPGYFTAAYFIERYGRKFVLVVYLTLTACSAIAFGLATTEATILAAGICLSFFNLGAWGGLYAYSPELYPTSVRSTGVGLATSVGRIGGVLAPLMVGMLVQREVAISLIFTIFFVTILIGAAAVLFWGRETKGQELAE; the protein is encoded by the coding sequence ATGAGCAAACTGGAAGTATTGCGGAATCCCAAGCAGCGCAAGCTGCTGTTCAGTGCCGGCATGAGCTGGCTGTTTGATGCGATGGAAGTCGGAATGATCTCTTTTATCGTGGCTGCACTCGCCAAGGAATGGAGTCTCAGTCCCGGACAAGTCGGTGTGCTGACAAGTATCAACTCCATCGGTATGGCTTTAGGTGCCTTGCTTGCAGGTGCACTTGCGGACCGTTTTGGACGGAAGGCCATTCTGATGTGGACCTTGTTAATCTTCACGATTGCAAGCGGTCTATCTGCATTGGCGACTGGATTTGCCGTATTGTGTGCCCTACGTCTGGTTGCGGGTATTGGACTTGGCGGAGAGTTGCCCGTGGCATCCACACTGGTATCGGAGTCGATGCCTACAGCGGAACGGGGACGTGCCGTCGTATTATTGGAAAGTTTCTGGGCAGGGGGCTGGATTGTATCAGCACTCATTGCGAACTTTGTTATCCCGGAGTACGGATGGAGAATTGCCTTTGCCATTGGTGCACTTCCGGCGTTCTATGCACTATATCTGCGTCGTGCCATTCAGGACCCGCCGCGGTATAAGAATCATGCCAAGCTTCATAAAATCACGTTCCGCGAGAAAGTGGCTACCGTTTGGTCAGCACCACATCGCCGTACAACGTTGATGCTCTGGATTTTGTGGTTTACCGTCATTTTCTCTTATTATGGTATGTTCCTGTGGCTGCCTTCGGTTGTGATGGCAAAAGGATTTACGTTGGTTAAAAGCTTCCAATACGTGCTGATCATGACGATCGCACAATTGCCAGGTTACTTCACCGCAGCGTACTTCATTGAACGTTACGGTCGCAAGTTCGTACTTGTTGTTTATCTTACGTTGACTGCATGCAGTGCGATTGCGTTCGGACTGGCAACAACGGAAGCGACGATCCTGGCCGCAGGAATCTGTCTGTCCTTCTTTAACCTGGGAGCCTGGGGTGGTCTGTACGCCTACAGCCCGGAATTGTATCCAACTTCTGTTCGTTCGACAGGTGTGGGTCTTGCCACATCGGTAGGCCGGATCGGTGGCGTACTTGCTCCACTGATGGTCGGTATGCTGGTTCAGCGTGAAGTGGCAATCAGCCTGATTTTCACCATTTTCTTCGTGACCATCCTCATTGGCGCAGCGGCTGTGCTGTTCTGGGGCCGGGAAACGAAGGGACAAGAACTCGCCGAGTAA